The Daucus carota subsp. sativus chromosome 2, DH1 v3.0, whole genome shotgun sequence genome includes a window with the following:
- the LOC108206145 gene encoding uncharacterized protein LOC108206145, giving the protein MNHFAIQQNSFAAREEMRSSITVVSISDKRDTLVCPKPRRLGLINTIANEQIRPLRWHMSYQSELCDSKAGSELLDIIMSKGVYAVEQACSQAASSPPFFCGSPPSRVSNPLIQDSHFGDAKVTPLSPRSIPIPVGMSSSPLSSARKVACARENFGNKPAVRIEGFDCLDRDRRNCSITAMA; this is encoded by the exons ATGAATCACTTCGCCATTCAACAAAACTCGTTTGCTGCTCGAGAAGAAATGAGGAGCTCCATAACTGTTGTTTCCATTTCGGATAAGAGGGATACTTTGGTGTGTCCTAAACCGAGGAGACTTGGTCTCATTAACACCATAGCCAACGAGCAGATCAGACCTCTGAGATGGCATATGAG CTATCAGTCAGAGCTATGTGATTCAAAAGCAGGATCTGAACTCTTAGACATAATCATGTCTAAG GGTGTATATGCCGTGGAACAAGCATGCAGTCAAGCTGCCTCGTCGCCCCCTTTTTTCTGTGGGTCGCCGCCTAGTAGAGTTTCTAACCCTCTAATTCAAGATTCTCATTTTGGGGACGCAAAGGTCACTCCTCTATCCCCCAGATCAATCCCCATACCGGTTGGGATGTCATCCTCCCCGCTGTCATCTGCAAGGAAAGTAGCCTGTGCAAGGGAAAATTTTGGTAACAAACCGGCTGTGAGAATTGAGGGGTTTGATTGTCTGGACAGGGATAGACGAAACTGCAGCATCACTGCAATGGCCTAA
- the LOC108208992 gene encoding ribulose bisphosphate carboxylase small subunit 1B, chloroplastic-like, protein MASSMISSVAPVTRASPAQANMVAPFTGLKSIASFPVTRKLENDITSITSNGGRVQCMKVWPPINMKKFETLSYLPPLTTEQLAKEVDYLLRSGWVPCLEFELEHGFVYREHNKSPGYYDGRYWVMWKLPMFGCTDSSQVLKELDECVKEYPQAYVRIIGFDNVRQVQCISFIAHQPEC, encoded by the exons ATGGCTTCTTCAATGATATCATCAGTAGCACCGGTTACCCGTGCATCCCCTGCTCAGGCTAACATGGTCGCGCCTTTCACCGGCCTCAAGTCCATCGCATCATTCCCCGTCACCCGAAAGCTTGAGAATGACATTACCTCTATTACCAGCAACGGAGGAAGAGTTCAATGCATGAAG GTATGGCCACCAATTAACATGAAGAAGTTCGAGACACTCTCGTACCTTCCTCCTCTCACCACCGAACAATTGGCAAAGGAGGTCGACTACCTTCTCCGTTCCGGATGGGTTCCTTGTCTGGAATTCGAGTTGGAG CACGGTTTCGTGTACCGTGAGCACAACAAATCCCCCGGATACTATGACGGACGATACTGGGTTATGTGGAAGCTTCCCATGTTCGGGTGCACCGACTCATCGCAGGTGTTGAAGGAGCTTGATGAGTGCGTCAAGGAGTACCCCCAGGCCTACGTCCGTATCATCGGATTCGACAACGTTCGCCAAGTCCAGTGCATCAGTTTCATTGCTCACCAGCCTGAATGCTGA